One window from the genome of Kaistella carnis encodes:
- a CDS encoding TonB-dependent receptor: MNKRIQHIFFIGLLFSSTAVFSQIKEEKLILDRKREPEVKKIEKKKTSIEAEKNYPPEEKSANPPTYDITNVPASSDFKTSLIQGEDISPKFDAEYQNNYFQLGMGNYGKILADGNISTELENGMEVGADVHFLSTAGLRKVYDWKSKQNSADIGLYLNSYGETGKFSINADYGLNDYNYYGIYALTPASNNVDLKQKTNRIKVNGYYDFYSNDILNDVRVKSSFLSDHFNAKENQAEVLVNLSKHGVEFPAFDDVTFNADLGLNLETVKTDFELLDKNSSQYLNATLSPKATFFKGKSYLMIGSDFSFLNGKNSNMMLAEQNKNNKTYWFPKAELQFAAADEFKFYAGITGGLKLNTYANLLEENPYLVSDQELRATETKYKFYFGLRGDIDQQIKYDFSAGFGKMNDILFFRANDLFNYEVDYRRQAYDFANTFSSVYDNGTVSEAKGSVQYFPLANLALDAEVNFEKYNLDNYENIFNKPLVRASIGGKYSMLDKKLNLGAKAIFGTDMTTNSFQLNREGINLDFYISEQNNNDKVGGFADLNLSAEYKVHKNFSIFALGNNLLNTQYQTYKGYKVLGAQILGGVKISF; encoded by the coding sequence ATGAATAAAAGAATTCAACATATATTTTTCATCGGTTTATTATTCTCCTCGACCGCAGTTTTTTCTCAGATCAAAGAAGAAAAATTGATTCTGGACCGAAAACGCGAACCGGAAGTGAAGAAAATCGAGAAGAAAAAAACCTCTATCGAAGCGGAAAAAAATTATCCACCTGAGGAAAAATCTGCGAATCCGCCGACGTATGATATTACAAATGTGCCGGCATCTTCAGATTTTAAAACCTCATTAATTCAGGGAGAAGATATCTCGCCGAAGTTTGATGCGGAATATCAGAACAACTATTTCCAGTTGGGAATGGGGAATTACGGAAAAATCCTGGCCGACGGAAACATTTCTACAGAACTGGAAAACGGTATGGAAGTAGGAGCGGATGTGCATTTTCTTTCAACTGCTGGTTTGCGAAAAGTGTATGACTGGAAATCCAAACAGAATAGTGCGGATATTGGCTTATATCTTAACTCTTACGGAGAGACAGGAAAATTTAGCATCAACGCCGATTATGGTTTAAATGATTATAATTATTACGGAATTTACGCCCTGACTCCGGCTTCAAATAATGTCGATTTAAAGCAGAAAACCAACCGAATCAAAGTAAATGGATACTATGATTTTTATTCCAACGATATTTTGAATGACGTTCGCGTGAAGTCCTCTTTTTTGAGTGATCATTTTAATGCAAAGGAAAATCAAGCCGAAGTTTTGGTTAATCTATCAAAACATGGAGTGGAATTTCCGGCATTTGATGACGTAACTTTTAATGCCGATTTGGGGCTTAATCTGGAAACGGTAAAAACCGATTTTGAATTGCTTGATAAAAATTCTTCGCAGTATTTAAATGCGACTTTATCGCCGAAAGCAACCTTTTTTAAAGGGAAATCTTATTTAATGATCGGTTCTGATTTTTCATTTTTGAATGGTAAAAATTCGAATATGATGTTAGCAGAACAGAATAAAAATAATAAAACCTATTGGTTTCCAAAAGCGGAATTACAATTTGCGGCAGCCGATGAATTCAAGTTTTATGCAGGAATTACAGGCGGTTTAAAGTTAAATACCTACGCAAATTTACTGGAAGAGAATCCTTATTTGGTATCTGATCAGGAATTGCGTGCGACGGAAACCAAATATAAATTCTATTTTGGATTGCGTGGTGATATTGATCAGCAGATCAAATATGATTTCAGCGCAGGATTCGGAAAAATGAATGATATTCTCTTTTTCCGCGCAAATGATCTGTTTAATTACGAAGTGGATTATAGACGTCAGGCGTATGATTTTGCAAACACATTTTCCTCCGTATATGATAACGGAACAGTGAGTGAGGCCAAAGGAAGCGTTCAATATTTCCCTTTAGCGAATTTGGCTTTGGATGCGGAAGTGAATTTTGAGAAATACAATCTCGATAATTATGAGAATATATTTAATAAACCTTTGGTAAGAGCCAGTATAGGAGGTAAATATTCCATGTTGGACAAGAAATTGAATTTGGGTGCGAAGGCAATTTTTGGAACGGATATGACAACCAATTCATTTCAGTTGAATAGAGAAGGAATTAATCTGGACTTTTATATCTCGGAACAGAATAATAATGACAAAGTTGGTGGATTTGCTGATTTAAATTTGTCTGCAGAGTACAAAGTTCACAAAAATTTCAGTATTTTTGCACTCGGAAATAACTTACTAAACACCCAATATCAAACTTACAAAGGGTATAAAGTTTTGGGAGCACAGATCTTGGGAGGAGTGAAGATTTCTTTTTAG